Proteins encoded together in one Anabaena sphaerica FACHB-251 window:
- a CDS encoding O-linked N-acetylglucosamine transferase, SPINDLY family protein, producing MEKLTDWQQKAEQYLLAADYIAAARIYEEAIKQEPESRINYWYLGLMLLLQGQETEAQLTWFSILAEAEEEEYKIYFTELLEILFKESERQFDITEYHISWAIHQHIREIAPENINNLVRLIQLSTLLGKIEELDNYLLEIINLLTKENDDYTPELLLQLVPQLMSYAPEKDLVFNFVNTCLKYFPHTQIILDTVVSECIKISLFAKRPDLAVKFAEPCLQIQPHNKGLLLQISYFYQNSFQYAQGIEIAKRLYELVNSNAEKLAALGLVNRALMSTGSYWEETFENLQKQEQLVYQLISEPPLDIDRISNLTLYNSVYFFPYINDDPVKNHYLQNQVSRLAQANIIHHCQDNLTPDGWWLSVANREKILNKKNLKIGYISHCFKKHSVSWLCRWIFQHHNREKFQIHTYFLSDAEQIEPFTKHHFADQSYKFKQLSLTNPKKIWEEIVSDEIDILVDLDSITLDSSCEVMSIKTAPIQVTWLGWDASGLPSIDYFLADPYVLPESAQDYYQETIWRLPQTYLAVDGFEVNVPTLRREDFGIPSDAIIYLMNQKGYKRHPEHLHLQMRIVKKVPNSYLLIKGEADADLSRQFFETIATEEGVDFSRIRFLPPFPAEATHRANLAIADVVLDTFPYNGATTTMETLWMGIPMVTRVGEQFAARNSYTMMINAGITEGIAWTEEEYVEWGVRLGKDEKLREEISWKLTQGRKTAPLWNAKQFTRDLESAYEQMWQKYVDS from the coding sequence CAATATCTATTGGCAGCAGATTATATTGCGGCTGCTAGGATTTATGAAGAAGCAATTAAACAAGAGCCTGAAAGTAGGATCAATTACTGGTATTTAGGGTTAATGCTTTTACTACAAGGTCAGGAAACTGAAGCGCAACTGACCTGGTTTTCTATATTAGCAGAGGCAGAGGAAGAAGAATATAAAATTTATTTCACAGAACTTCTGGAAATCTTGTTTAAAGAATCTGAACGTCAGTTTGATATTACTGAATATCATATTTCTTGGGCAATCCATCAGCATATTCGTGAAATAGCTCCAGAAAATATTAATAATTTAGTGAGACTGATTCAACTTTCAACACTATTAGGAAAGATTGAAGAATTAGATAATTATTTATTAGAAATAATAAACCTATTGACTAAAGAAAATGATGACTATACTCCAGAATTGCTCTTACAATTAGTACCGCAATTGATGAGCTATGCACCTGAGAAAGATTTAGTTTTTAATTTTGTCAATACTTGCTTAAAGTATTTCCCTCATACTCAAATTATACTTGATACTGTAGTTTCAGAATGTATTAAAATATCTCTGTTTGCCAAAAGACCTGATCTTGCTGTGAAGTTTGCTGAACCATGCTTGCAGATTCAGCCTCATAACAAGGGACTGTTACTGCAAATATCCTATTTTTATCAAAATTCATTCCAGTATGCACAAGGAATTGAAATTGCTAAACGTTTATATGAATTAGTAAATAGCAATGCGGAGAAACTGGCTGCTCTTGGTTTAGTAAATAGAGCGTTAATGTCTACTGGTAGTTATTGGGAAGAAACTTTTGAAAATTTACAAAAGCAAGAACAGTTAGTTTATCAACTCATATCAGAGCCTCCTCTAGATATTGACAGAATTTCTAATTTAACCTTATATAATTCAGTTTATTTCTTCCCTTATATTAATGATGATCCTGTTAAAAATCACTATTTACAAAACCAAGTTTCTCGTCTTGCCCAAGCAAATATTATTCACCACTGTCAAGACAATTTAACGCCTGATGGTTGGTGGTTGTCAGTTGCTAATAGAGAAAAAATACTCAACAAAAAAAATCTGAAAATAGGTTATATTTCTCATTGCTTTAAAAAACATTCGGTTTCATGGTTATGTAGATGGATTTTCCAACATCACAATAGAGAAAAGTTTCAAATCCATACTTATTTTTTATCGGATGCAGAACAGATAGAACCTTTTACAAAACATCACTTTGCTGATCAATCCTATAAATTTAAACAGCTTTCCTTAACTAATCCTAAGAAAATTTGGGAAGAAATAGTAAGTGATGAAATTGATATTTTAGTAGATTTAGATAGTATTACCCTAGATAGTTCTTGTGAGGTCATGTCTATAAAAACTGCACCTATTCAGGTAACATGGCTAGGTTGGGACGCTTCGGGATTACCATCCATAGACTATTTTCTTGCAGATCCTTATGTTTTACCTGAGTCAGCACAAGACTATTATCAAGAAACTATTTGGAGACTTCCGCAAACTTATCTTGCTGTGGATGGTTTTGAAGTGAATGTTCCTACTTTGCGACGGGAAGATTTTGGTATTCCTAGTGATGCAATTATTTATTTGATGAATCAAAAAGGATATAAACGGCATCCAGAACACCTACATTTACAAATGAGGATAGTTAAAAAAGTTCCCAATAGTTATCTGCTAATCAAAGGTGAAGCAGATGCAGATTTATCAAGACAGTTTTTTGAAACCATTGCCACAGAAGAGGGTGTAGATTTTTCTCGCATCAGATTTTTACCTCCTTTCCCTGCGGAAGCTACCCATCGTGCTAATTTAGCAATTGCTGATGTGGTATTAGATACATTTCCCTACAATGGAGCAACTACTACTATGGAAACCCTGTGGATGGGTATTCCTATGGTAACAAGAGTAGGAGAACAGTTTGCAGCCCGTAATAGCTATACCATGATGATCAATGCTGGTATTACAGAAGGTATTGCTTGGACAGAGGAAGAATATGTAGAGTGGGGTGTGCGTTTAGGTAAGGATGAAAAACTGAGGGAGGAAATTTCTTGGAAATTAACACAAGGAAGAAAAACTGCTCCTTTATGGAATGCTAAACAATTTACCCGTGATTTAGAAAGTGCCTATGAACAGATGTGGCAGAAGTATGTTGATAGTTGA
- a CDS encoding DUF29 domain-containing protein, producing MINITQNQLQKLYEVDDYLWLEETIKLLKTKDLDNLDLYNLIEELESLGRSELNKVRSLLRQIMIHILLLEYWNQEYEHNFRHWQGEIIAFRDDLNHSLTTTLKNKLSQEIEDIYQVALKLVDKKTGLSLKQFPNNCPYSLEQLLDDSWYPEK from the coding sequence ATGATAAATATTACACAAAATCAACTACAAAAATTGTATGAAGTTGATGATTATCTATGGTTAGAAGAAACCATTAAACTTTTGAAAACAAAAGATTTAGATAATTTAGACTTATATAATTTAATTGAGGAGTTAGAAAGCTTGGGAAGAAGTGAGTTAAATAAAGTTAGAAGTTTATTAAGACAAATTATGATTCATATTTTACTGTTAGAATATTGGAACCAGGAATATGAACACAATTTTCGACATTGGCAAGGAGAAATAATTGCGTTTAGAGATGATTTAAACCATAGCTTAACTACTACTTTAAAAAATAAGTTAAGCCAAGAGATAGAAGATATTTATCAGGTTGCTTTGAAATTAGTTGACAAAAAAACAGGATTATCATTAAAGCAATTTCCTAATAACTGCCCCTATTCCTTAGAACAATTATTAGATGATAGTTGGTATCCTGAAAAATAA
- a CDS encoding DUF5672 family protein — MNEWHLKTPVCFIIFNRPDVTERVFEKIREAKPPKLLVIADGARANKVGEEEKCAATRLIIDQVDWECEVLTNYSDVNLGCRKRIYTGLDWVFSQVEEAIILEDDCLPHPTFFHFCEELLEKYRHNPRIMLVSGQNLQFGRQRRNYSYYFSRYNHCWGWATWKRAWQYYDDTMQLWPQVRDESWLFDILQDEQAFRYWSATFQAMYEGYDTWDYPWLFACYINQGLSILPNINLVSNIGFGKEGTHATDSNSILANIPVEEMQFPLNHPRFIIRDIVADEFTEKTFYSGILSRQKLDIDIQTLLINSLKLLQQNINNNSKLNLRNITLITVSSVEIELTLLSLVISNLHATFHRILFFTSEEVDQKYLELFPQLEIIKIHPIRSLVEYSRFIIKELNSFIDTDFCLVTQGDGFIVHPQMWSEEFLNYDYIAAPWPQSVPLINKLKEVIGILDLIQNRVGNGGFSLRSKKLLELCSQLDFDNIQTPSLSEDLIICHYLYEWFKEQGIKFAPLDIAAKFSFEQPIEEIENFSWEKTFGFHGKPHVNHVLNKITHDLKLSSDSLVETPDNSSLINDLKLKEINLVIFPDWSANEEDLGIEIQEIIQTLAYNSDRNKITLLIDTSNTSPEEADIFLAAIAMNIMMEEEIDITEEFTISLLPDLTEIQWQHLLPQIYGRISLVNDNQKIISIKQLDKIPLYSI; from the coding sequence ATGAATGAATGGCACTTAAAAACCCCAGTTTGTTTTATAATTTTTAACCGTCCTGATGTAACGGAGAGAGTATTTGAAAAAATCCGTGAAGCTAAACCTCCCAAATTATTAGTTATTGCTGATGGTGCAAGAGCGAATAAAGTTGGAGAAGAAGAAAAGTGTGCTGCTACCAGATTAATTATTGATCAAGTTGACTGGGAATGTGAAGTATTAACTAATTACTCCGATGTTAATTTAGGTTGTAGAAAAAGAATCTACACTGGGTTAGATTGGGTATTTTCCCAAGTTGAAGAAGCAATTATTTTAGAAGATGACTGTCTTCCCCATCCTACATTTTTCCATTTTTGTGAAGAATTACTAGAAAAGTATCGTCATAATCCCAGAATCATGCTAGTTTCTGGACAAAATCTTCAGTTTGGAAGACAAAGACGAAATTATAGCTATTATTTTTCTCGTTATAACCATTGTTGGGGTTGGGCAACTTGGAAAAGAGCATGGCAATATTATGATGATACTATGCAACTTTGGCCTCAAGTGCGAGATGAAAGTTGGTTATTTGATATTCTCCAAGATGAACAAGCATTTAGATATTGGTCAGCGACTTTTCAGGCAATGTATGAAGGCTATGATACGTGGGATTATCCCTGGTTATTTGCTTGTTATATAAATCAAGGTTTAAGCATTTTACCAAATATAAATTTGGTTTCTAATATCGGTTTTGGAAAAGAAGGAACTCATGCAACAGACTCAAATAGTATCTTAGCTAATATACCTGTTGAAGAAATGCAGTTTCCTTTAAATCATCCTCGTTTTATCATTAGAGATATTGTGGCAGATGAGTTTACAGAGAAAACTTTTTATAGTGGTATTCTATCTCGACAAAAACTAGACATTGATATTCAAACATTATTAATTAACAGCCTGAAGTTACTCCAACAAAATATTAATAACAATAGCAAACTTAATCTTCGTAATATAACGTTAATTACTGTATCTTCTGTAGAAATCGAACTTACTTTACTAAGTTTAGTTATTTCTAATCTCCATGCAACCTTTCACAGAATATTATTTTTTACTTCAGAAGAAGTTGATCAAAAATACCTGGAGCTTTTCCCACAGTTAGAAATTATTAAAATTCATCCTATCAGAAGTTTAGTAGAATATAGTAGATTTATTATCAAAGAGCTTAACTCATTTATAGATACAGACTTTTGTTTAGTAACTCAAGGTGATGGTTTTATTGTCCATCCTCAAATGTGGTCAGAAGAATTTTTAAATTATGATTATATTGCGGCACCTTGGCCACAATCAGTTCCTTTGATTAATAAACTAAAAGAAGTTATTGGCATCCTCGACCTCATTCAAAATAGAGTAGGAAATGGAGGGTTCTCTCTCAGAAGCAAGAAGTTACTAGAATTATGTTCACAATTAGACTTTGATAACATCCAAACACCCTCATTATCTGAGGATTTAATTATCTGCCATTATTTGTATGAATGGTTTAAAGAACAAGGTATTAAATTCGCACCTTTAGATATTGCAGCTAAATTTAGTTTTGAACAACCTATAGAAGAAATTGAAAATTTCTCTTGGGAAAAAACTTTTGGATTTCATGGTAAACCTCATGTTAATCATGTTCTGAATAAAATCACTCATGATTTAAAATTATCTTCTGATTCCTTAGTTGAAACACCAGATAATAGTAGTTTAATTAATGACTTAAAACTGAAAGAAATTAATCTAGTCATTTTTCCAGATTGGTCAGCAAATGAAGAAGATTTAGGCATTGAAATACAAGAGATTATTCAAACTCTTGCTTATAATTCTGATAGAAATAAAATCACGCTGTTAATTGATACCAGTAATACTTCTCCAGAGGAGGCAGATATTTTCCTAGCTGCTATAGCTATGAATATTATGATGGAGGAAGAAATAGATATCACTGAAGAATTCACTATTTCTTTATTGCCAGATTTAACTGAAATTCAGTGGCAACATTTACTTCCTCAAATTTATGGTAGAATATCATTGGTAAATGATAATCAGAAAATAATTAGCATAAAGCAATTAGATAAAATTCCACTATATTCAATATAA
- a CDS encoding methyltransferase domain-containing protein has protein sequence MIEEKLHFNFIFLEKQMLRQEQIQEVDTIYNSNASASSKLMCVDLGCGTHKAEGFIGVDVIAGDNVDVIADLKSHFPFPDNSVDFIKAHDFIEHLPDRIHTMNEIWRICKPNAIVDISVPSTDGRGAFQDPTHVSFWNINSFMYYCQEFPPYLAGCQSHYGFKGEFSIVNIEEKHSALQIVHVHAVLKAIKPEENSYQLNLRNINFIIFPDWNQSMEEIFEQLVNICQAIIGHSKSSDITLLIDTQNTNLEDAQFLLADVLLNLCYEENTETNENNLPEFNLLNISSPEEYKGLLPVLYSRIVLEGENEEFINQIGLGQLHYFTVEEFSSASLAVEKSQLLDSLPNTQSQPQESSLSKAYRKFGEQKFAEAVEFFQKAIIENPQFADTGLIPLAHSLVLTLDWPKISRNLPPGINYLETSGWLQSLYSGKPINQEAKPIPWYTYPAIEFIENKIDSNFCVFEYGSGNSSLWWSERVTQVISIESDANWFGYIKENMPSNVELYLIEDDLEYAAAINQYEDHSFDVIIVDGSNRNQCAEFAISKVKDKGFIIFDNTDDHKHAEGVEKLLESGFMRIDFYGMIPSYLYKNCTSIFFKDVSLLSRGGLPSEKRSCLGRSCFQITNPIIAI, from the coding sequence TTGATTGAAGAAAAATTACATTTTAATTTTATATTTTTGGAGAAACAAATGCTAAGACAAGAACAAATACAAGAAGTTGATACTATCTATAATTCTAACGCATCAGCATCATCAAAATTGATGTGTGTAGATTTAGGTTGTGGAACTCATAAAGCAGAAGGTTTTATAGGAGTTGATGTTATTGCTGGTGATAATGTTGATGTTATTGCTGATTTAAAAAGTCATTTTCCATTTCCTGATAATAGCGTTGATTTTATCAAAGCACATGATTTTATTGAGCATTTGCCAGATAGAATTCATACCATGAACGAAATATGGAGAATCTGTAAACCAAATGCAATAGTTGATATTAGTGTTCCATCAACAGATGGAAGGGGAGCATTTCAAGATCCCACTCATGTCAGTTTTTGGAATATTAATTCCTTTATGTATTATTGCCAAGAATTTCCTCCTTATTTAGCAGGTTGTCAAAGTCATTATGGTTTTAAAGGTGAATTTAGTATTGTTAATATTGAGGAAAAACATTCGGCGCTTCAAATTGTTCACGTTCATGCTGTTTTAAAAGCTATCAAACCAGAAGAAAATAGTTATCAACTGAATTTAAGAAATATTAATTTCATTATATTCCCAGATTGGAATCAATCTATGGAGGAAATATTTGAACAGTTGGTAAATATATGTCAAGCTATTATTGGTCATTCCAAAAGTAGTGATATCACCTTATTGATTGACACCCAAAATACAAATCTAGAAGATGCACAATTTTTATTAGCAGATGTCTTACTGAATCTTTGCTATGAAGAAAACACAGAAACTAATGAAAATAATTTACCAGAATTTAATTTACTAAATATAAGTTCACCAGAAGAATATAAAGGTTTATTACCGGTTTTATACTCTAGAATTGTTTTAGAGGGTGAAAACGAAGAATTTATTAATCAAATCGGATTAGGACAATTACATTATTTTACTGTAGAAGAATTTTCAAGTGCTTCACTAGCTGTAGAAAAATCACAACTGTTAGATAGTTTACCAAATACACAGTCACAACCACAAGAAAGTAGTTTATCTAAAGCATATCGAAAATTTGGCGAACAAAAATTTGCTGAAGCCGTCGAATTCTTTCAAAAAGCAATCATTGAAAACCCTCAATTTGCTGACACTGGTTTAATTCCCTTAGCTCATAGCTTAGTATTAACTCTTGACTGGCCAAAAATTTCTAGAAATTTACCACCAGGTATTAACTATTTAGAAACTTCTGGATGGTTACAGTCTTTGTATTCAGGGAAACCTATTAATCAAGAAGCAAAACCTATTCCTTGGTACACTTATCCTGCTATAGAATTTATTGAAAATAAAATAGATAGTAATTTTTGTGTTTTTGAATATGGTAGTGGTAATTCATCTTTATGGTGGTCTGAAAGAGTAACACAAGTAATTTCTATTGAAAGTGATGCAAATTGGTTTGGATATATCAAAGAAAATATGCCTTCAAATGTAGAACTATATTTGATTGAAGATGATTTAGAATATGCTGCTGCTATTAATCAATATGAAGATCATTCCTTTGATGTAATTATTGTTGATGGTAGCAATAGAAATCAATGTGCTGAATTTGCCATATCCAAAGTAAAAGATAAAGGATTTATAATTTTTGACAACACAGATGATCACAAACACGCAGAAGGTGTTGAAAAATTGTTAGAATCTGGATTTATGAGAATAGATTTTTATGGAATGATTCCCAGCTATCTTTATAAAAACTGTACTTCCATCTTCTTTAAAGATGTTAGTTTATTATCCAGAGGAGGCTTACCTAGCGAAAAACGCTCTTGTTTAGGAAGATCCTGTTTTCAGATTACAAATCCTATAATTGCAATTTAA
- a CDS encoding Uma2 family endonuclease, with protein sequence MDSIKLDLPTQLPDHTQLPCEDGNFVLAKRTGGQNFQEHPQSILLTESIWLKLQEIHPDKQFCIGQDSGIYWRITDPPEKGAEAPDWFYVPDVPPTLNGQMRRSYVLWQEFLAPLIVIEFVSGNGKEERDETPYMGKFWVYEKAIRVPFYGIYEEKKSSLELYHLVEGKYYLMPPNEKGRYLIQKMGVELGIWQGTYKNVELPWLRWWDLQGNILLTGEELAEQERQRAEQEKQRADKLAAKLRELGVDVDD encoded by the coding sequence ATGGATAGTATTAAACTTGATCTTCCAACACAGTTACCAGATCATACTCAATTACCCTGTGAAGATGGAAATTTTGTGTTAGCGAAGCGTACCGGAGGTCAAAATTTTCAAGAGCATCCCCAAAGTATTCTTTTAACAGAATCAATTTGGTTAAAATTACAAGAAATTCATCCAGATAAACAATTTTGTATTGGTCAAGATAGTGGCATTTATTGGCGTATTACTGACCCACCAGAAAAAGGAGCAGAAGCACCAGATTGGTTTTATGTTCCTGATGTGCCACCCACTTTAAACGGGCAAATGCGTCGTTCTTACGTTTTATGGCAGGAATTTTTAGCTCCGTTAATTGTCATTGAATTTGTATCTGGTAATGGCAAAGAAGAAAGGGATGAAACCCCCTACATGGGTAAATTTTGGGTTTATGAAAAAGCCATTAGAGTACCTTTTTATGGAATTTATGAAGAGAAGAAATCATCTTTAGAACTATATCATTTAGTAGAAGGAAAATATTATTTAATGCCGCCTAATGAAAAGGGGCGTTATCTAATTCAAAAAATGGGTGTGGAATTGGGTATTTGGCAAGGAACATATAAAAATGTAGAATTGCCGTGGTTACGTTGGTGGGATTTACAGGGTAATATTTTATTAACAGGAGAAGAACTAGCTGAACAGGAAAGACAACGGGCTGAACAAGAAAAACAAAGAGCTGATAAATTAGCGGCAAAATTGCGAGAATTAGGGGTTGATGTTGATGATTGA
- a CDS encoding tetratricopeptide repeat protein has protein sequence MASAESDYLEKRRQQIARKQRIVTYISLVGFGSSILFGGFNTVKQAWEKPEQSVVQSAETELQKQVKGYELVLQREPNNQMALEKLSIIRLKSGDNKGAIALMEKLVKLHPDRQDYKTVLEGVKKRNIN, from the coding sequence ATGGCAAGTGCAGAAAGTGATTACCTAGAGAAACGTCGTCAGCAGATTGCAAGAAAGCAAAGAATTGTTACATATATTTCCTTAGTCGGCTTCGGTAGTTCTATATTATTTGGGGGGTTTAATACTGTCAAACAAGCTTGGGAAAAACCTGAGCAATCGGTGGTGCAATCGGCTGAGACTGAGTTACAGAAACAGGTTAAGGGTTATGAGTTGGTTTTGCAGCGTGAACCTAATAATCAGATGGCTTTGGAGAAGTTGTCTATTATTCGGTTAAAGTCGGGGGATAACAAGGGAGCGATCGCACTGATGGAGAAGTTGGTGAAGCTGCATCCTGATCGGCAGGATTATAAGACTGTCTTGGAAGGGGTAAAGAAAAGAAATATAAATTAA
- a CDS encoding DUF4327 family protein, protein MTQQVIHPMVKLQRNVQSLVESNIIKPTDSIWKIALLYGNDWPHWKQELQDFGFSMQDPIGDLLAVETWDED, encoded by the coding sequence ATGACTCAGCAAGTAATTCACCCTATGGTGAAATTGCAGCGTAACGTGCAATCACTCGTAGAATCGAATATTATCAAGCCCACCGATAGCATCTGGAAAATTGCCTTACTCTATGGCAATGACTGGCCACACTGGAAACAGGAACTGCAAGACTTTGGTTTCAGTATGCAAGACCCCATTGGTGATCTTTTAGCAGTAGAAACCTGGGACGAAGACTAG
- a CDS encoding four helix bundle protein: MGDRGFESLDFYQDSLKLLKAAYRLADSLPDCDRYNLSDQLRRACCSLLLNIAEGYGRYHYLDRLRFLYIARGSLAETKSAFIIAHSLNYCNAEQLNWVSQLKDRIEKGLNGYCRFIRSQQQGKEEYGSKLYDG; encoded by the coding sequence ATGGGGGATAGGGGCTTTGAGTCGTTAGACTTCTATCAAGATAGCCTTAAACTACTAAAAGCAGCTTATAGACTGGCAGACAGTCTACCAGACTGCGATCGTTACAATTTGAGCGACCAACTCAGAAGAGCTTGTTGCAGTCTGTTACTGAATATAGCGGAAGGTTATGGACGCTATCATTATTTGGATAGATTGCGTTTTCTATATATTGCTCGTGGTTCCTTAGCTGAAACCAAAAGTGCCTTTATTATTGCTCATAGTCTAAACTACTGCAACGCAGAACAGTTAAACTGGGTCAGTCAGTTAAAAGACCGCATAGAAAAAGGTCTGAATGGTTACTGTCGCTTTATTCGTTCCCAACAACAAGGAAAAGAAGAGTATGGGAGTAAATTGTATGATGGATGA
- a CDS encoding protein kinase domain-containing protein codes for MVTLTLLDTQHKTPIKQWCFEGSSVIRIGRAVDNHVVLNDSLVSRYHLELKQFITGNKGDAWQVVSQGTNGTFLDGVLVTKSTLPDNSLLQLAQGGPLLKFQLQDIPEPTALPWQPIPQEKENVSASSCNHEGNSPNNIFCVHCGQPLNVIQRIRHYQILRTLGQGGMGTTYLAWDGTGLSTGVPQLLVLKQMNADMARIAKAQELFEREANTLKCLNYPGIPKYYDFFVEGGKKYLAMELIHGQDLEKRVYNTGPVAPNQAIAWMIQTCDILDYLHNQDQPLIHRDIKPANLMVRNANNRIVVLDFGAVKETGTAPGTRIGAEGYCAPEQERGQPLTQSDLYAIGPTLIFLLTGENPLRFFRQRGRGFCFDVKSVPTITPQLREVIERVTEPLPRDRFQSAKELTKALISATS; via the coding sequence GTGGTTACTCTGACCCTGTTAGACACGCAACATAAAACACCGATTAAACAGTGGTGTTTTGAGGGTTCCTCCGTGATTCGCATTGGTCGAGCGGTGGATAATCACGTTGTTTTAAATGATAGTTTAGTTTCTCGATATCATCTGGAACTTAAGCAGTTTATTACTGGTAATAAAGGTGATGCTTGGCAGGTAGTTAGTCAAGGAACAAATGGGACGTTTCTTGATGGTGTTCTTGTCACGAAAAGTACATTACCGGATAATTCTTTACTGCAACTAGCACAGGGAGGTCCCTTACTCAAATTTCAACTTCAGGATATACCAGAACCGACTGCTTTGCCTTGGCAACCAATACCCCAGGAAAAAGAAAATGTCTCTGCTTCCAGTTGCAACCATGAGGGAAATTCACCAAATAATATATTTTGTGTTCACTGTGGTCAACCTCTGAATGTGATCCAGCGAATTCGTCATTATCAGATTTTACGCACTCTGGGACAGGGTGGGATGGGTACTACTTACCTGGCTTGGGATGGTACGGGTTTGAGTACAGGAGTACCGCAACTGTTGGTGTTGAAGCAGATGAACGCTGATATGGCTAGAATTGCTAAGGCTCAGGAGTTATTTGAAAGGGAAGCAAATACTCTTAAATGCCTTAATTATCCAGGTATTCCTAAGTATTATGATTTCTTTGTCGAAGGTGGCAAAAAATACTTGGCAATGGAGTTAATTCACGGTCAGGATTTGGAAAAACGTGTATATAATACTGGTCCTGTTGCACCTAATCAGGCGATCGCTTGGATGATTCAGACCTGCGATATTTTAGATTATCTCCATAACCAAGATCAGCCTCTGATTCACCGGGATATTAAACCAGCTAATCTGATGGTGAGGAATGCTAATAATCGCATTGTAGTGCTAGATTTTGGGGCTGTGAAGGAAACTGGAACTGCACCAGGGACAAGAATTGGTGCTGAAGGTTATTGCGCTCCTGAACAGGAACGAGGACAACCATTGACACAATCAGATTTGTATGCTATCGGTCCAACGCTGATTTTTTTACTAACGGGGGAAAATCCTTTGAGGTTTTTCCGCCAAAGGGGAAGAGGTTTTTGCTTTGATGTTAAAAGTGTGCCTACTATTACTCCCCAACTCCGAGAAGTTATTGAGCGGGTTACGGAACCTCTCCCACGCGATCGCTTTCAAAGTGCGAAGGAGTTGACTAAGGCTTTAATTTCAGCTACCAGCTAG